The Pseudoalteromonas sp. N1230-9 genome segment CTTTATCATTAAACAGCACCCAGGTTTAGTGATGACCAAATTACGTCGTTTATTTAATCGCGCACGTCCTGAAGAAGCCGAAATGAATATTCTACGCGGTATTCTTACCTCAATTAATAAGTCTATAAAATAATCACTGGTTATAAGTATAATACTTGACTAAATTACTCAGGTAATTACAATGACACCTAGTACTTGACTAATTTTGTCGGGTATTCGGTTTTATCAATGGTTAACATCTATTTTTATCAGATGATAATACTTGACTATTTTGGTCTGGTAATTAAAATTTGCACACCTTAGCGTGCAGTAACATCGGGGGCTCCATGAAGTTAACATCAAAAGGCAGATACGCAGTAACCGCCATGTTGGATGTTGCACTCCATACAAATGTGGGTGCAGTGCCCCTGGCCGATATATCAGAACGACAAGAGATTTCCTTATCATATTTAGAACAACTATTTGCCAGACTCAGAAAAAATGGCTTAGTGAGTTCAGTGCGTGGCCCCGGTGGCGGATATTTATTAGGGCGTGACGCAGATAAAATTTCTGTTGGTGATGTTATTAATGCTGTTGATGAATCTGTTGATGCAACTCGTTGTCACGGTGCAACGGGTGGCTGCCAAAGCGGCATGCGCTGTTTGACCCATACCTTGTGGTCTGATTTGAGCGCACGTATCGAAGAGTTTTTAAATAGTATTACCCTTGCTGAATTGGTTGAGAAATCAGACGTGAAAGAAGTCGCATCTCGCCAAGATAACAGCATCAATAATGCAATTAAGCAACTGGAAAACATTCAAGTAAGCTGTCAACTGTAGCTTGACGAAAGCGGAGAGAGAAATGAAGTTACCGATTTATTTAGATTACGCAGCAACCACGCCTGTTGATGAACGTGTGGCAAAAGAAATGATGCAATGCCTGACTATGGACGGTAATTTTGGTAACCCAGCATCACGCTCACACCGTTTTGGTTGGCAAGCTGAAGAAGCGGTTGATCAAGCGCGTACAGATATTGCTGATCTAATTAATGCTGATCCACGCGAAATCGTGTTTACCTCTGGCGCAACAGAATCAAATAACCTCGCTATTAAAGGTGCTGCGCAATTCTACAAAAAGAAAGGTAAGCACGTTATTACGGTTAAAACAGAACATAAAGCTGTTATCGATACATGTCGTGAACTTGAGCGTCAAGGGTTTGAAGTAACCTATATGGACGTAGAAGAAAACGGCCTTCTAGACCTTAAAAAGCTTGAAGAAACAATGCGTGATGACACAGTACTTGTAAGCGTAATGCACGTAAATAACGAGCTAGGTGTTATCCAAGATATCGCGACAATCGGCGAAATGTGCCGTGAGCGCAAAATTATGTTCCACGTAGATGCTGCACAAAGCGCAGGTAAAGTACTTATCGACGTGCAACAGTTAAAAGTAGATTTCATGTCGTTCTCTGGCCACAAAGTATATGGCCCGAAAGGTGTAGGCGCACTTTATGTTCGTCGTAAGCCACGTGCTCGTTTAGAAGCACAAATGCACGGTGGTGGTCATGAGCGTGGTATGCGTTCAGGCACACTGGCTACGCACCAATTAGTAGGTATGGGTGCGGCATTTAGAATCGCGAAAGAAGATTTCGAAAAAGATCATGCACACATCAGCGCACTACGTAAGCGTTTGATTGATGGCATCATGGCTGATATGGACGAAGTTTACTTCAATGGTGAACCAAGCCAGTCAGTGCCAGGTATTGTAAATATCAGCTTCAATTTTGTTGAGGGTGAGTCGTTATTAATGGCTGTTAAAGACATTGCTGTTTCATCAGGTTCAGCCTGTACCTCAGCAAGCTTAGAGCCTTCTTATGTACTACGTGCATTAGGCCGTAATGACGAGTTAGCACACAGCTCAATTCGTTTCA includes the following:
- the iscR gene encoding Fe-S cluster assembly transcriptional regulator IscR; the encoded protein is MKLTSKGRYAVTAMLDVALHTNVGAVPLADISERQEISLSYLEQLFARLRKNGLVSSVRGPGGGYLLGRDADKISVGDVINAVDESVDATRCHGATGGCQSGMRCLTHTLWSDLSARIEEFLNSITLAELVEKSDVKEVASRQDNSINNAIKQLENIQVSCQL
- a CDS encoding IscS subfamily cysteine desulfurase yields the protein MKLPIYLDYAATTPVDERVAKEMMQCLTMDGNFGNPASRSHRFGWQAEEAVDQARTDIADLINADPREIVFTSGATESNNLAIKGAAQFYKKKGKHVITVKTEHKAVIDTCRELERQGFEVTYMDVEENGLLDLKKLEETMRDDTVLVSVMHVNNELGVIQDIATIGEMCRERKIMFHVDAAQSAGKVLIDVQQLKVDFMSFSGHKVYGPKGVGALYVRRKPRARLEAQMHGGGHERGMRSGTLATHQLVGMGAAFRIAKEDFEKDHAHISALRKRLIDGIMADMDEVYFNGEPSQSVPGIVNISFNFVEGESLLMAVKDIAVSSGSACTSASLEPSYVLRALGRNDELAHSSIRFSIGRFTTEEEIDYTVELIKNSIGRLREMSPLWEMHQEGIDLDSVEWAHH